CTTGTTTTTTGAGTACCTATTCAGCGTGCGATATATAAATTCAGGCATCTGTGTGTAAGAGTTTCATATCCTTTAAAGAGTCACACTGACAATATGCCACCCACATACAGGGCAGCATACACAAGTTCAATCCACACAATGTtagcacttttatttttaaagtaggtTTTGAATAAGACTCCTATGACAGCTAAGAAAACTAGTTTAGTAAAATACAAGAGGTCCAAGTGCAGAAGTAGTTACATCTTCTGGACTGGTTTGATGCCCAGGATGTCAAACCCTTTGGCCATGACGGCAGCTGTTGCTTCACACAGCAACATTCTCCACATGTTCACCTTCACTATCGTTcctgaagaagaaagaaaaatagtgCAAGCTTGAATTAGATGGTCAGGAAGCTTCACAAATTAGACATTACAGTCACGGCATTTGTCCTGTTTCCATGATGTAGTGCGGTTAGAATTATGTGGCTTCCATTACACTAAAAGGGACTGGTAAAAATGCACTATTTAATACACCCAGGAGGTACAGCAAGTAGCATTTTTCACGAGAGATGATCACTAATGCTCACTTTTTTCTCTACTTGAGAAAGTTTTGTTACGTGTGCTAGCACTTGGAAAACTAAACTTATTCTGAGCACTTGTAGGTTGCTTTTACATATATGatgaatttcttttttaaatataaatgggAACTGTTGAGTCTTCTATAAAGCAGGGAAAGAGCAGTCAATGTGGGCCACAGACAGCACTCCTTCAAACACGGCAATAGCTCTATTTTTTGAATAGGCCAAGACATGCACTTGTTTATAAAAATCACTTGTCATAAAAACTAGATATTATTTACTATTAGCAGTAGCTCtgcagaaacaacaacaaaaagctgcCTTGACATGCTTGTGCATTAGTTACCATGGAACCAAGAATTACTGTAGTAGCAGCATCCTTAACACAAAATTAAGACTCCCCACTCCTGGATATTATTATGACCTTTCAGTTTGGAATCTGGTGCAAACCTGATCAATTGTATCATTAGAATTCTCCAATTACAACCTCACAGAGATGTGTTCGTTGTAAGCAAGTTTAAGGGATGCACTCACCAGTTTGTCTGTCTTTTTCCACACAGTAACAGTTATCGTAGAACTCTGTGAAGGTGGTGGCCAGCTCATAGAGGTAGTCACAGAGTGTGTGTAATAAGAGATCATCCAAAATCTTCTGCAGAATCTCAGGGAATCTCAGAATGCACTTGCCCAGTTTCCACTCCTTTTCGTGGTCCAGTAATATCTTTGTTTCTCTAGCTGCCTTCTGCAGCATCTCTTCATCAATGTTGGCCAGACGTGCTATAGATCTGACAAAAAAAAACCAGCCCAGCATTGGTTATGCTTATGTATGGAATTTTACAACAGGATTGAAGGGCCGAAAGCAAAGGGGTTCTGATTTGAATGATCTAGCTACGGAGTGGTAACTTAATCGGATATTAGAAAACGGCCTGAACTGCATAGAAAAATATTCAGTACATTGCAAGAACATAGGCAATTAATGCAGGAGGCATGCACTGGGTGGAGGCATTAGTGCATGGAAGCAGCAAGGGGCTAGACACACATTCAAGAGgaacagtggatgagaagcttaAAGGTGACCAGGGACTGATGTGGGAAGAAGCCTGGGGGCTCAAGTATATGTGGAGGCAGTGGAAAAAAAGAGGGAAAGCAGTAACAGATGGGAGAGGGAAGCAGGGACAGGTACCCAAAAGAGGTGGTGGTGCCCAGTTCCCTTGTGAGAGTGGGCTATGTAATTATTAATAAACCTATTCAAATATTCATTTGGGAGAGAGCTCTACCCTGTAATGTCACTCAGAGATGCCTGCCTGGAAAACTTCTCCACACATTGCTGGAGCATGTGTACCGAAAAGAGACCTGCCCCTTCTGAGGGAGGAAGTTGACCATGTTCACTAAGTAGGCTCCATCGAGACATGAAGGCAGAAAACAAGACAATGGCCACACTGCTAGAAAAATTAGATATGCTCTCCCTCCAGCTGGCAGGACAGCCTGCAGTGACTGGCCAAGAAGGAGTTCCACTTCCATGCCCTCTCGGAACATATGGGGCCTAGATCACAGCATGCACCACCTGATAATACTGATAACAGATTTACCAAGGGAGATGAAGTTTCAGCCCAGCACAGAATTCAGGCTAAGCTGTTATGAAGCATGGTAGATATTTTACACTAAACAAGGCAGAGCTTTTCAGAGGGGTCCAGCTAGACTCCTCCTTTGGCATTTAAAGATATCATCAGGGCAAGCAGCTcaggaaacaaaatgaaacaggCTTAAGGCCCCAAacacaaataatattttttttttgagcaaaGGAGACCACAACTGAGATTTCCCCAGGAATTCTGTTATTTTTAGTTAATAAAAGATGGCATAGACATACACcgcactacctcgatataacgccacccgatataatacgaattcggatataacgccgtaaagcagtgctccgggggtggagctggggggaggggggaacggggctgcgcactccggtggatcaaagcaagttcaatataatgcagtttcacctataacgcggtaagattttttggctcccaaggacagcattatatcgaggtagaggtgtattatactTTTTGCAATCTAAAGGGCAATTCATTTTAAGCTAGGTCTTAAAGCAACCAAAATACTCTTGCGCTACCTGATTCGAGTGAAGGCATAGAGCAAGTAAGCAGCTGTATTTCCTCTATCATCCAACATTTTATCAAAAGAAAAGATGTAATCATTCATCCTGTTATGGGAGAGGTCAGCATATTTAATGCAGCCAAAAGCAACTGATGTCTGGGCAGCCTTCAGTTCTTCTTCAGTTAGAACCTATGgaagaccaaaaagaaaaaagaaaaaccaagttGTAACCATTCTGTCCCCTACACAGCATTTGCTTCACCACAAACCCAGAGAAACGGAAAGGCCTCAGCAGGAAATATTCTAGAGGCACCAGCCAAGTAACATGCTGGGGGGAAACACGGTCAACTCATGGGCTTTGACTGCTTTTTCCAGAGGGAAATTAACTAGTAAGAACCCATTTCAAAGCACTGACTGTTCAGCTAAATGTCCTTATCCCTTAAGTGAATTTTCTATTTCATCAAGGCTTACTATAAGGTGGACACCTAGATTATCTGGAAACACAGCAGGATCAGCACAATACTTCCTGCTGCCAAAGAAGTCCCATGCAGGTGTTGTTCCTGTGATACTTGAAACTGAGGCCCTGTCGTGTGTGCATGGACAGCAAAATTAGTGGTTGCACCCAGTGCCTTTAACCAAAATGTCAGCTGGTTGTGGCCCCCCACCTAATTAGTGGTGAAGTTGCATTgctggtaaagtgctttggaagGCAAAAAATGCCATGTAACTGTAAATTAGTATTCTGCCCCACTGTCTGATTGACCTCAGAGAGGTTTAGGAACAGTTTAGCATGCTCTCCTAAATTCTAAAGGGCATCCTTCTTCCCCCATCAGCATAACAGAGTGGTCTGAAAGTTCTGACTTGTGTTCCAGAAAATGAGGTTCTCTTCAAAATTAGATCACCTCACATAGTGGAATACAGTATGTAACGAGGCAACACAGTTGAAGGCTACACAAGAGCAAACTGCTGTGCTATACATTTTTGAAGCTATGTTGAGGCTGTTGTAaccagggatttggagcaatcaaattttttaattgctccgctccggctccaggcaaaaacctactggtccgcgctccagctccggactccgctccaaagccctggttctaccaaaaaaacaacaaggttttttacccacgaaagcttatgcccaaataaatctgttagtctttaaggtgccactggactctttgttgtttttgtggatacagactaacacggctaccccctgtaTTCTACCACCACCTGCTGGACCTTTAAGAAATCAGCTGTTCCTCCATTGCATCTCACCAGCATACAGTGGAGATTTAACAATGCAGGAACTTCTCTCACTCAAACAAGGAACATGACTtgctccaacttttttttttaaattgtttccacCAGTTGGCCACTGCTGACACTGGTATAGCAGCTCTGCGAGTGCTAAGATGGGTTCCTAGTGGACTTAAcgttcattttaatttttaatgtatcGATCTTTGCTCCTGCTCTTCTATGGCCTGTGACATCTCCTCACCTAACTAACCTCCCCCACTTATTGCTGGCAAGAGAATTTCTGTCCCAAACAACAGGATCAAGTCCTGGAGTTGCTTATCATCCTCAACTGCCTGTTTGCTGGCTCTGCCTCTCCTACTCAtctcacaccctgcccccttctaAACCTTACTCATATCTCACCCTTTTCCCCTATTAAAGATCCCTGCTCTCCCAAAAGGCTCCTGGCACCATGCTGCGACAGTCTCCGACAACTCAGATTCCGAGCTGTTCCCGAAGAGCAGGTTGCTCAGCATTCTGCACCGGCTTCAGGCAGAGCAAGGAGCGGTGTGGGGATGATTACAGTCAATGCTTCAAGCACTGGAAGCTTTAACATCCTAATTTATTCTCCTGGATCCAACTGTGCAATAAATATTCCAAAGGGAAAAAGCCGACAGTAGATAGTGCGGAGTACCTAGTGCCCACATGTGGACCCTTTTACTGTGCACTAAGGGAGCCTTCTTGCACAGTAGCGTAAGGCATTTGAGAAGTGCATTAAGCTAAACTGCCCGAGGGCATTCAGCATGTCCCCACCGGGAGTACGTGCAGAGTAGCTAGCGTGCTTCCAATTCGCACCTTAGCTTCCTGCCCACTAACttccccatgcagacaagcccccGGACACTGTATGTTTCAAAACTACAATGTCCAGCCAGTGCTGAGGCTTTGCCTGCAGTGCAATCCTGCCAGCTCAAATTAACCCAGAATTGCATTAAATCCATTAGGAATTGGCATCAGTGTCTACTCCACACTGCAGGGAAATTTAAGAGGTGGAGAGCCTCTCCTACTGGTGTCAAGAACAATTCCAGGCCGTAAAACAGCTGCTTGCTAATCACAACATGCAGTAGAATGGTGACACTGAAAATAAGCCAAGTGAGCTATGTGATGGAGGGGAAAGTCTTGCTCTGTATATATTCCCCTTGGATCCATTATACAGAAGCAGCCAGTACATGATGAAGCTCACCACATACTGGTTTCCAAGAAGGAAAGTCAGCCATCACAATTACCTTGTCACGCTCTTTGTCCTTCAGTTTGTCCATTGATCGTTTCAGCCCCTCTTCCAGTAGCTCAATGAGCCGCACTGTATCCCCTGAACGAGTTTTGAACTTTTTCCTGAAAGCACATAGACAAAAATCCTGCTTGGCTCTATAGAACCCCCAAGGGTCACAATCAGCACTATATACAAGCCTCTGCAGAACTAAATCTTACAATTACTTGGGTGGCCCACATTTCTCCATAGTCTTAATAGAGTCAGCTGCACATTCCAATGGCCTCCGCCCCGGAGTTAAACATATCAAACAGGCATCTAACTGGTGCACCTATAAGGGCGGATGGGAACTGTAATAAAACTAATTGGAGAAAAAGAAGGTTTACAATTGGCTGGTCAGGATGTCAGTCATATGTGTAGGACAGTTTTCCTGTACCATCAGAGCAAAAACAATTGTCAGGAAAACAGCTCAAAATATTTCCCCCTATTTTAATAGTGAAATGCAACAGCAAGGAGACAGCGTGTGGACTCTCAGCTACATGTAGCTCTTGCAGAATGCATAGGTCTGATTGCAGTATCACCTAAGAGAAGAAAAGGAGCTTGAGATGGAGTACTAAGTAACTGGCCTAGAGATAGGGGCATTGGGATCCCTTTCAATATCCATGCAGCCCAAGGAAGATGGCGGAAGTGAAGGAGAAATGAAAAACCATCCCTTTACCAACCAGAAAGAGGGAGACAGAGGATATAGCTTAGAGTGGAATTGCACCGACCCACAGTACAACACTTGAACATGCTATGTGATATGTTCCTTGTGACACAGAGTCACAATACTGCAATGTGAAGCTGCGAAAAACAGACAGAATTTCAAGCCATACTGGAATTAGTTTGTGACTCTTGTGGGCCACTGCCACATATACTTCTATTTGTAGCAAAAGGATAAAACAGGATTGTAAAAAAATGCTGAATTAGCTATATATCCCCTTCACAGAGAGAATCCTACAGGACAATTCTGTGGTTAAGGTGTTCCCAATTACCAAAACAGAAACACAAGCTATAAACACATTTGCTATGGAGTAGATAGAATAATCTTGTCAAACAATATGCAATCTAAACCCACAATCTAGCCAGTATGATTGAGCCAGggtaatatataaaatatttttcttatggAAAATAAATTCAGATTTCTTATTTTGCAGTTACTTTACCAACAAATAATGAAACATTGGTTTGCAATGTTAATTTAGATATACATGAACTTCATTTACAagaaatctgtttgttttttttaagatataATTTTCTCAAATGAAAACAGGGCAGAGCTAGTTCATTTGGGATGGAAAGAgaggtggctttaaaaaaaacaccccaaaaactTGATCTGTTTAGATTCCAGAAAAATAGTGCACTTTTATAGAATAGTATCAGAATATATGGAATGACAGTCACAGCAAACATGCAAAAAAATCATTAATAAGTGAACTTTGTTGTTTCATTATTTTAGATGTCAACATGTAAAGCAAATTTTCAAAGTGCAAGTACTTGTGTGATATTTGAATTTTAGGTCCTCATACAAGAATATGTCTCAAACATATTTCAGGGTCTACTGGAATCTGACCCTGAAAACTGCAATATGATTggacttcttttctttttgtgttgTCTGATGCTGAGACAGCCTGACAAAGTATAATCACAGCATCCATTACATGTACCATGAAATGAGCGATTCATTTAACTTACTTATCTTCTCCCAGTACCACTCCAAATGCAGCATGGACTACTCTGGTCACGGCAGGGTCATACCAGCCAATCATCTGACCTGCTGCGAATACTGTCTGCAAGTGCACTGACTGCAAAGGAATAGGAAAATAAAAAGCAGTTGTCAGCTGCATTTTCTAATTGTCTTTTTCTCATTGAGAGTCTGGTATAAATATTGTAAAATGCTTTAGTACCAAGAGTGCTATTACAAGGAAAAAGAAAGCTTCCTTTAACTGATCACCTTTAGACTCATTGCACAGGACACTTGTAATGATGAACCACCCCTGTCATGAGTTTCTACAGACtattctgattttcagaaagtatcAATGCCTGATACTTTTAAAGATCCCTCCCCAATTCTCGGTATAAGAGAGTATGACAAGTACATCACCACTGCCTACATTTTACAGTTCCCATTTAAGTGAATGTAAATGCTGGTGAAACGTACTCAACTGACATGCTGGAGACTCCACAGATAAGGCCATGCATGAGCAGTGACAGTGCAGATTTATCACTCTCTCCAGCCATTCAGACTCAGCACTGAACTAGATGTGCAGATGGTTTAGTTTCCCTGAGTGTTAAATCCTTGGGctctgctgagctcgccacgagtCTAAACTGTGGTGGCGAATTTTGTAATTGGCCCACAGCCCATCAGGAACTGGACGGTAACTACCAAATAATTTCACATAAAGGCCAATAAATAGCCATCATGCGGTAACACCTTCTAGCCCCTGTCCTCTAGGCTAGTGCAGTATCTAGTGACTAACTGAACAACAAAGCAGAGGTCTGGGTACTCACCTGCCCACTATCCACCACATAAACAATGATATCAGCCTTTTCCTCAAATAGCCTTTGCTTAAGAGCAGCTAAGTCAGATGTATCATATGTGAAACCTCCATCTGACTTCATGATTGTTAAAGGAACAGAGCATCCTGGGACAAACACAATCTTCCGCCCGTCATCCATCTGTACAAATCCTAGGGAAAGAGGTCATTTGAGGGTAAGCATTCAGGAGAGATTTGAAGAAATATGCACACTGTTAGATGCTACATGTAAGAAGCGATAATgctctaaagcagtgtttcccaaacttgggacgccagtgggagccgcgatcggccgaacctgcggacgcggcaggtaaacaaaccagccaggcCCGCCatgggctttccctacacaagcggtatcccaagtttgggaaacactgctctaaatcTTGTGAAAACCAGTTGCTCCCATCTATTCACATTCTTGAAAGACAACTCTACCCATTTTGTGCAGGTCACATTAAATGCTTGAtttcttaaaaacaaatacacaccACCAATCATAATTTGCAAAGAGAGCATAGATTTACACAAATCTAGTTTTGCTGGTGAAATAATAGGCTATTATTAAGAGAGTTCTAGCTTGATTTTAAAACCATTGTAAGTTGGTATCCTGATGTACTAGTGCAACAGTGAAGAGGGTGTTTGGGAAGTGAGAGATTTGAAgggaaaaaacaccccaaaagaGGCAGCATGTGGAAACCAATAGCGATCAAtaacacagtggttttcaaaagtAAGCTATAAGTGTGGCTATCTGGGGCCTATGGATGGATAGAGATTAAGTATTGCTAAGACCAGGGAGAAATCTGCAAAGGCAATCTTTAGGAGAGGGAGCCTGTAAATTGTTTGTGCCCCATTTTCATTCATGACAataataaagtcaatgggaactgagtGTGTCTGTCACTTCACTATGTTTTTTGTGTCACAGgaccccagcctggctggagtaGGCCCTTGGAAGTTTTACTATGGAAAGAATTGCCCCCCACTAATTAGGACCAAGCTAAGGTGCTGGTGCATCTCGATGTTACAGTGTTACTTGACTAGCTTAACTGTATCGAACATAAATATTTGTAATGTCACATTCTAGCTCCTGGTAATTCCCGATATAGACCCAACACACTCCTAATGCATTTTTGCATCAGGGCCCCAAATTCCCAGACCTTTCTGAATGACAAAAACAAGAATAATAGCCTGTGCCCCTCAGCAGGAGAGCATTTTCTAGTCAAATATATATGGAGACATGGGAAGGACAAGAGAGGATGAAAGGCAGTGTCTAATCTGGGGAACATCAATCTTGAAAGTGTCTCTAAATGAACTAGTAGCAAttaactctctctcaaactggaaaaaaaaaaagtgactggaCAATTGTTGATTTTTTTGACAATGTTAAGGAACATGTTACCTCTTTCTTCAAATTCTTGCACAATATCGGTCATCTTATCTTGGTAGTATGATTCCCCTCTCTCTATTAGTTTAATGTCCAAGCAGTCATAGATTTTTTGGAACTCTGAGTAGAGAAAACAGAGAGAACTGTAAAAAAATAACACGTACAAGATTTTGACTGTGTTTAAGACTCGAAGCAAATAGGCCCCTTAAAATATGACTGAAATGAGAGGAAAGATGATCCTGAGGCTAAGCCTTTAGCCTGGGAaccaagagatctgggttcaattccagctCTCTTGCAATCTGTGACCATGGGCATGTCACTTGTTTTCTGTGCCTCacgtcccatctgtaaaatggagttacAGAACTTCCttacctcgggggggggggggggggggggctgaattCATCAGTGACTGGGAAGTATTCAGATATTAAGGCAATGTAGCAAAACCTTCAATACTGGACAGAATGCCATATTACAGAGGTAAGtaacatttaataaataaaacaggCCACAACAATACTATACTATCCAGTAAAAGCATAAACACTTCAACAAGCAGTCAGAAAGAGATGAAGGATTTCTCTCTTTGTCTGCTTCTGAAACACAGGTCGTTAAACAGAGGTGCACGAAAGAATGAGGGTCAGACATTTTGTTTGGAAATGATCGATTGTTACTAATATTAGACATTTGTTAAGCATCAATCAGCATAATACTTAGACATCACTCTACATTGGTGCTAATGTCATTGGTGCTAAGTCTTCAAAACCACTCTTCCAGAGAGTATTAAGGGCAACACCCATAATGCTGTTTGGGGCAAATCTGAGAATCCTAGGATTTTCAAGTGCGGCtgtattcattttaaatgaattctGCATCCTGCTCTGATACGTATGGTGGAGTTCTATGGCACAAACCTTCCTCAGCCATATTGCTCTTTTTTATCCCAACGAATTTTATTGATTTCCAAAGAACAACTTGTATCTCAGATCAACATAAAATGATCCACTTAAAACAAACACTGGTTTAAAGAAAGAGACACTAATTTTAACGGTTACCTTTCCGAGATACATCGCAGATCAGTTTCCATGCTTTAATGAAGTCTGGATTTTTGCTCTGTAGTAGGACCACACACTGATAGGCTCGCTTCTTAAATTCTTCCTCTGTGTCAAATCTCCGCTTGGATTCCTAGGTTAAAAACCATACGTaagaaaaagtattttctctCCTATGCAAAACAGTATTTCTGACACTTTAAAGCAATTTTTTATTTGGTGGAAGGAAAGCAGTGTGGTTTAATGGACAGGGTAACAAATTACTTTTATTAAAGCAGAATACAGTTCCTGAGTCCAGATACCTGTATTTCATTAACTACAACAAGCAATTCTTTACTTCTTTAACAAACCCAgttaaaattcattttgtttcaacaATGTTATACTGATCATTCACAACAGTTCTGAATTATTGCTTCGTTTAAAAGTAAGAGGAGAACAAGTGGATATATTAGCTAAAATACCTTGTAAAAAGCTTGGAGATCCCCAATGGGGGGTGAAACAGTCAGGAAATCTGGAAATTTATCTTGGAGGTGAGCAATGAGCATTCCAAACTGGGTGCCCCAATCTCCTAAATGGTTTAACCTGGACAACAATTAGAGAGTGCAAAACAAAATTATGCATCATACGAGAAATCAGAACTAAAACAGGCCGAACATTGTTGGTGGGGAAGGGTGATTAGAGCTTTTCAGTCACATGGCttgctggggtgggagggtaataccGAATTGTGCTTCTACACTCAGGGTATTAGTTATGATGTATTTTTAAGTTATACCAAGGGTGGCTAGAACATACAGACAGGCATCATTGGTGCACTTGTATAAATAGAGATGAACAAACTTGTGTCCCGAGTCCAGCAGTGCTCACCTCAGAACATCATAGCCCACAAACTCAAACAGACGGCACATGCTGTCTCCAATAATAGTCGAGCGCAGGTGACCAACATGCATCTCTTTGGCAATGTTAGGGGAAGAGAAGTCAACCACCACCTTGGACAGGGCAACaaatgaagagggagaaacattaTTAAATGCCGCACTGTACGATGTCGTGCTCTCAGGGTGAGGTTTTCAAAGTTGTGGATACGTGCCTCATGGATATGTGCAGCCATCATGACTGCATACACAAGTGATGTATTTGCATGTTGCAAATGGTCAATTACAACTGGCCATTTGGGCAAGCTCaattttctgtgtttgtataacCGTAGTCATTTTATAGTTTGGTGCtggtttgaaaatcaggctctaaatGTCTAGAACTCTTCTGGCTGCATCATATTTTGCCTATGAAAATTATCTGCATCCCTACTTATACTCTACAAACCTGGCACATCATACGCTAAATGTAGCTTTTAGCTCCAAACTCCAGCAAACAATTCAGAGCAAAAACACCCTTtttaggcccaatcctgaaaatcAGATCCATTGGCATAGATCCCCGTACCCGCAGGAAGCTTATACAATGCTATGTAAAAGAGGATCATTTAACAAACAAGAAGGATGTACAGAGATTTTATACATATATTGCAtataaaaactatgttaaaagaaaattattaatgttgcaaagtcaagcactcagaaatcaggaaatgccagatttgagGTCAGACTCCGTGTGTATTTACATTATGACACAGATTTCAATTACATAatgactagggctgtcaagcgattaaaattttaattgcgattaatcgccctgttaaacaataatagaataccatttatttaaatattattggatgttttctacactttcaaatatattgatttcaattacaacacagtgctcactttatatttattttttattacaaacatttgcactgtaaaaaaacaaaagaaatagtatttttcaattcacctaatacaagtactgtagtgcaatctctatcatgaaagttgaacttacaaacgtagaattatgtacaaaaaaaattacattaaaaaacaaaacaatgtaaaactttacggCCTACACATCCACTCAGTCcgacttcttgttcagccaattgctcagacaaacaagtttgtttacatttacgggagataaggCTGATCACTTCTTaattacgtcacctgaaagtgagaacaggcgttgtAGTTGGCATCACAAGAtacttatgtgccagatgcagtaaagattcgtatgtctcttgatgcttcaaccaccattacagaggatatgcgtccatgctgatgacgggttctgctcattAACGATCCAAAGTAGTGTGGACCGACacttgttcattttcatcatctgactcagatgcagaaggttgattttcttttttgtggtttgggttctgtagtttccgcatcagagtgttgctcttttaagattgcTGAAAGCATGCACCacgcctcgtccctctcagattttggaaggcacttcagattcttaaatcttgggtcgactGCTGTAGcgatctttagaaatttcacattggtatctttgcattttgt
This Chrysemys picta bellii isolate R12L10 chromosome 8, ASM1138683v2, whole genome shotgun sequence DNA region includes the following protein-coding sequences:
- the RARS1 gene encoding arginine--tRNA ligase, cytoplasmic isoform X2, with product MININSRVQEIFRDAIKAAYPDLENPPLAVTPSQQPKFGDYQCNSAMSITKMLPKTNEQKVSPREIADNISRNIPENEYIEKVEIAGPGFINVHLRKDFVSKQLSSLLVNGVQPPAIENRKKVVVDFSSPNIAKEMHVGHLRSTIIGDSMCRLFEFVGYDVLRLNHLGDWGTQFGMLIAHLQDKFPDFLTVSPPIGDLQAFYKESKRRFDTEEEFKKRAYQCVVLLQSKNPDFIKAWKLICDVSRKEFQKIYDCLDIKLIERGESYYQDKMTDIVQEFEERGFVQMDDGRKIVFVPGCSVPLTIMKSDGGFTYDTSDLAALKQRLFEEKADIIVYVVDSGQSVHLQTVFAAGQMIGWYDPAVTRVVHAAFGVVLGEDKKKFKTRSGDTVRLIELLEEGLKRSMDKLKDKERDKVLTEEELKAAQTSVAFGCIKYADLSHNRMNDYIFSFDKMLDDRGNTAAYLLYAFTRIRSIARLANIDEEMLQKAARETKILLDHEKEWKLGKCILRFPEILQKILDDLLLHTLCDYLYELATTFTEFYDNCYCVEKDRQTGTIVKVNMWRMLLCEATAAVMAKGFDILGIKPVQKM
- the RARS1 gene encoding arginine--tRNA ligase, cytoplasmic isoform X1; the protein is MLHVPSASGALLFPLPLCPAAGAPVRMEAHVAQYSARLLQQEKEIKILAAEIDGLKNFGCLEVSPSLEGLRDENAKLKYRLNVLQKSLQEERNKSVKSMININSRVQEIFRDAIKAAYPDLENPPLAVTPSQQPKFGDYQCNSAMSITKMLPKTNEQKVSPREIADNISRNIPENEYIEKVEIAGPGFINVHLRKDFVSKQLSSLLVNGVQPPAIENRKKVVVDFSSPNIAKEMHVGHLRSTIIGDSMCRLFEFVGYDVLRLNHLGDWGTQFGMLIAHLQDKFPDFLTVSPPIGDLQAFYKESKRRFDTEEEFKKRAYQCVVLLQSKNPDFIKAWKLICDVSRKEFQKIYDCLDIKLIERGESYYQDKMTDIVQEFEERGFVQMDDGRKIVFVPGCSVPLTIMKSDGGFTYDTSDLAALKQRLFEEKADIIVYVVDSGQSVHLQTVFAAGQMIGWYDPAVTRVVHAAFGVVLGEDKKKFKTRSGDTVRLIELLEEGLKRSMDKLKDKERDKVLTEEELKAAQTSVAFGCIKYADLSHNRMNDYIFSFDKMLDDRGNTAAYLLYAFTRIRSIARLANIDEEMLQKAARETKILLDHEKEWKLGKCILRFPEILQKILDDLLLHTLCDYLYELATTFTEFYDNCYCVEKDRQTGTIVKVNMWRMLLCEATAAVMAKGFDILGIKPVQKM